The Alosa sapidissima isolate fAloSap1 chromosome 16, fAloSap1.pri, whole genome shotgun sequence genome has a segment encoding these proteins:
- the foxn2a gene encoding forkhead box protein N2 isoform X2 — MGPIIGMSPDKKAESPGVVAEERAGRQAPWGGAGTLPEAQCGASSPLATRLDQAAADEELTNLNWLHENLLQNFTLGGPGGEAAPGGGGSPLFDIEGEPALGPLASASSSSLGGAGQGGERDSVKSKPPFSFSLLIYMAIEQSPSKSLPVKDIYGWILEHFPYFSSAPTGWKNSVRHNLSLNKCFRKVEKNLGKVNGKGSLWCVDPEYRPNLIQALKKQHFPTAHAFCTPPASPPSASSPPRHLLLQGCSLKESDIDAATAMMLLNSAPGHHADRCGPDSPLDLSRPDSVLVSSDPKQDHNYSSVPVQRCASPASSSSSSSSLSSLDEGGRRAHRQPRRAGSEGFHSDEDSDAEPDTYPESPEQRRGPHGQPSSPPPPPSLKAPANKRARREAKAELDEELKEAAGSLLHLAGIRTCLEATSKHAARSKKLSRK; from the exons ATGGGTCCAATCATCGGGATGTCTCCGGATAAGAAAGCCGAGAGCCCTGGGGTGGTGGCGGAGGAGCGTGCGGGGAGGCAGGCCCCGTGGGGCGGTGCGGGCACCCTGCCCGAGGCCCAGTGCGGCGCGTCCAGCCCGCTGGCCACGCGATTGGACCAAGCAGCGGCCGACGAGGAGCTGACCAACCTCAACTGGCTCCACGAGAACCTTCTGCAGAACTTCACGCTGGGCGGGCCCGGTGGTGAAGCTGCACCTGGAGGGGGCGGCAGCCCGCTCTTCGACATCGAGGGCGAGCCTGCGCTCGGCCCGCTGGCGTCGGCGTCCTCGTCGTCCTTGGGAGGGGCAGGCCAGGGCGGGGAGCGGGACTCGGTGAAGTCCAAGCCGCCCTTCTCGTTCTCGCTGCTCATCTACATGGCTATCGAGCAGTCACCCAGCAAGTCGCTCCCCGTCAAGGACATCTACGGCTGGATCCTTGAGCACTTCCCCTATTTCTCCAGCGCCCCCACTGGCTGGAAGAACTCGGTGCGCCACAACCTGTCCCTCAACAAGTGCTTCCGTAAAGTGGAGAAGAATCTTGGGAAG GTGAACGGGAAGGGCTCTCTGTGGTGTGTTGACCCAGAGTACCGGCCCAACCTGATCCAGGCCTTGAAAAAGCAGCACTTCCCTACCGCACACGCCTTCTGTACACCACCCGCCTCCCCGCCCAG TGCCTCCTCGCCCCCGCGCCACCTCCTCCTGCAGGGCTGCTCCCTCAAAG AGTCTGACATTGATGCTGCCACTGCCATGATGCTCTTAAACTCGGCCCCCGGGCACCATGCTGACCGAT GTGGTCCTGACAGTCCACTGGACCTGTCACGTCCCGACTCAGTGCTGGTGAGCAGCGACCCTAAGCAGGACCACAACTACAGCAGCGTTCCCGTGCAGCGCTGCGCCTCTCCcgcctcatcctcctcttcctcctcctcgctcTCCTCCCTGGACGAGGGTGGCCGCCGTGCCCACCGGCAGCCCCGCCGCGCCGGGAGCGAGGGCTTCCACAGCGATGAGGACTCGGACGCCGAGCCGGACACGTACCCCGAGAGCCCAGAGCAGCGGAGGGGCCCCCACGGGCAGCCTTCGTCTCCGCCTCCGCCGCCCTCGCTGAAGGCGCCGGCCAACAAGCGGGCGCGGCGCGAGGCCAAAGCCGAGCTGGACGAGGAGCTCAAGGAGGCGGCCGGCTCCCTGCTGCACCTGGCCGGCATCCGCACCTGCCTGGAGGCCACCTCCAAACATGCCGCCAGGAGCAAAAAACTGAGCAGGAAGTGA
- the smc2 gene encoding structural maintenance of chromosomes protein 2 isoform X2 yields the protein MYIKSIILEGFKSYAERTEINGFDPLFNAITGLNGSGKSNILDSICFLLGISNLSQVRATNLQDLVYKNGLAGITKATVSITFDNSDKKQSPLGFETHDEITITRQVVIGGRNKYLINGVNANNTRVQDLFCSIGLNVNNPHFLIMQGRITKVLNMKPPEILAMIEEAAGTRMYECKKISAQKTIEKKEAKLKEIQTILDEEITPAMQKLKEERSSYLEYQKLMREIEHLSRLYVAYQFVCAEETKLKSSEDLQSMQDAIGKLKESMLENEGKVKALSLEIQELENNRDKEVGGILKSLEDNLSEVQRVDAKAQSALDMKKQNLKDETKKRKELVKSMEEDKKMLASKEKEVSKATEGLKAVQEKGQKDAEALEAAQQHFRAVSAGLSTNEDGEEATLQGQMMACKNDMSKADTESKQAQMRLKHAQQELKTKQAQVKKMDSGYKKDQDSFEAVKKSKDKLEAEMKKLNYEDGKEEGLIERKRQLSKEVLHLREKYESLMGQFPNLRFEYTDPERGWDRSKVKGLVASLFSVKDVSTATALEVVAGGRLYNVVVDNEVTGKKLLEKGELKRRYTIIPLNKIAARTLNANVVKNAKDLVGPDNVHTALSLVGYESELQKAMEYVFGTTLVCDTLDNAKKVAFDKRVTTKTVTLGGDVFDPQGTLTGGARPQMASVLSKLAEVKDVQDDLTAKEAELTSVEKEIAGLRGTADKYRNLKQQLDLKTEEAQILETKLQQSSFHQQQEELDALQKTIEESEATLQKTKEVQKKSEEKYKVLENKMKNKEAEREKELKAAQKKLNEAKSKADAYNKKLKEQQQEVETASLELEDLKREQAGYQQQIEAVDEAMKAIQEQIDAMSEAVAANKDAVKKAQEQLSQQKEVILGQEREIKGKTSEANRLREHNNEAQLKIKELEHNISKHKKDSADAEARVARMLAEHEWITSERHLFGQPNSAYDFKANNPKEAGQRLRKLEETKEKLERNVNRRAMNMLSEAEERYNDLKKKKRIVENDKAKILETIQELDEKKNEALNVAWQKVNKDFGSIFSMLLPGSDARLAPPEGCGVLDGLEFKVALGNTWKENLTELSGGQRSLVALSLILAMLLFKPAPIYILDEVDAALDLSHTQNIGQMLRTHFTHSQFVVVSLKDGMFTNANVLYKTKFVDGVSTVSRTAQVQEGKGPGQKAQDKAKIKKQRQILAN from the exons ATGTACATAAAATCTATTATTTTAGAGGGGTTCAAATCCTACGCAGAGAGGACAGAAATCAACGGATTTGATCCACTTTTTAATGCAATCACTGGGTTAAATGGCAGCGGGAAATCTAACATTTTGGACTCAATATGCTTTCTCCTTGGAATATCCAATTTATCTCAG GTGAGAGCAACCAACCTTCAAGATCTGGTGTACAAGAATGGACTGGCTGGAATCACGAAAGCCACTGTGTCAATCACTTTTGACAATTCAGACAAAAAGCAGAGTCCACTTGGATTTGAGACACATGATGAAATCACTATAACCAGACAG gTGGTAATCGGGGGAAGAAACAAATATCTCATCAATGGGGTGAACGCCAACAATACTCGAGTCCAGGATCTGTTTTGCTCCATTGGCCTCAACGTGAACAACCCGCATTTCCTTATCATGCAG gggAGAATCACTAAGGTCCTGAACATGAAGCCACCTGAG ATTCTTGCCATGATTGAGGAGGCGGCTGGAACACGCATGTATGAATGCAAGAAGATCAGCGCACAGAAAACCATTGAGAAGAAAGAGGCCAAACTCAAGGAAATCCAGACG ATATTGGATGAGGAGATTACTCCAGCAATGCAGAAACTGAAGGAG GAAAGATCATCTTACCTGGAGTACCAGAAGCTCATGCGCGAGATTGAGCACTTGAGCAGGTTGTATGTGGCCTACCAGTTTGTGTGCGCTGAGGAGACCAAGCTGAAGTCGTCTGAGGACCTCCAGAGCATGCAGGATGCCATCGGCAAACTGAAGGAGAGCATGCTGGAGAACGAGGGCAAAGTCAAGGCACTCTCCCTGGAGatccaggagctggagaacaaCCGAGATAAG GAGGTGGGCGGCATTCTGAAGTCTCTGGAGGATAACCTGTCTGAGGTGCAGAGGGTGGACGCCAAGGCTCAGAGCGCGCTGGACATGAAGAAGCAGAACCTCAAGGACGAGACCAAGAAGAGGAAGGAGCTGGTGAAGAGCATGGAGGAG GACAAAAAGATGCTTGCCTCCAAGGAGAAGGAGGTGTCCAAGGCGACGGAGGGTCTGAAGGCAGTGCAGGAGAAGGGCCAGAAGGATGCCGAGGCTTTGGAGGCCGCCCAGCAGCACTTCCGCGCCGTCTCTGCCGGCCTGTCCACCAACGAGGACGGAGAGGAGGCCACGCTGCAGGGCCAGATGATGGCCTGCAAGAACGACATGAGCAAAGCAGACACGGAGTCCAAACAG GCCCAGATGCGTCTGAAGCATGCGCAGCAGGAGCTGAAGACCAAGCAGGCCCAGGTGAAGAAGATGGACAGTGGCTACAAGAAAGACCAGGACTCATTCGAAGCGGTCAAGAAATCCAAGGACAAGCTTGAAGCTGAAATGAAAAAGCTCAACTATGAAG ATGGCAAAGAGGAGGGTTTGATTGAGAGGAAGAGACAACTGTCCAAAGAAGTCCTTCACCTGAGGGAGAAGTATGAGTCTCTGATGGGCCAGTTCCCTAACCTCCGCTTTGAGTACAC AGACCCAGAGCGGGGCTGGGACAGGAGCAAGGTGAAGGGTCTGGTGGCAAGCCTGTTCTCGGTTAAAGATGTGTCCACTGCCACAGCGCTGGAGGTTGTTGCCGGAGGCAGGCTTTACAACGTTGTTGTCGACAATGAG GTCACTGGCAAGAAACTTCTGGAAAAGGGGGAACTGAAGCGGCGCTACACAATTATTCCCCTCAACAAAATAGCAGCCAGGACCCTGAATGCAAATGTCGTGAAAAACGCAAAGGACCTG GTGGGTCCGGATAACGTCCACACAGCTTTGTCCCTGGTGGGCTACGAGTCTGAACTCCAGAAGGCCATGGAGTATGTCTTTGGTACCACGCTGGTGTGCGACACTCTGGACAACGCTAAAAAGGTGGCCTTTGACAAGCGTGTCACCACCAAAACCGTTACCCTCGGAGGAGACGTGTTTGACCCACAGGGAACACTGACTGGAG GAGCGCGGCCCCAGATGGCCTCTGTGTTGTCTAAGCTGGCTGAAGTGAAGGACGTCCAGGATGATCTGACCGCTAAGGAGGCCGAGCTGACCAGTGTGGAGAAGGAGATCGCTGGCCTCAGAGGCACTGCAGATAA GTACCGCAACCTGAAGCAGCAGCTCGACCTGAAGACAGAAGAGGCTCAGATCCTGGAGACCAAACTCCAGCAGAGTTCCTTCcaccagcagcaggaggagctgGATGCTCTCCAGAAGACCATCG AGGAGAGCGAGGCCACTCTGCAGAAGACTAAAGAGGTCCAGAAGAAGTCCGAGGAGAAGTACAAGGTGCTGGAGAACAAGATGAAGAACAAGGAGGCTGAGCGGGAGAAGGAGCTGAAGGCAGCCCAGAAGAAGCTCAACGAGGCCAAGAGCAAGGCGGACGCCTACAACAAGAAGCTCAAAGAGCAACAGCAG GAAGTGGAAACTGCGTCTCTGGAGCTGGAGGACCTGAAGCGGGAGCAGGCCGGTTACCAGCAGCAGATTGAGGCCGTGGACGAGGCCATGAAGGCCATCCAGGAGCAGATCGATGCCATGTCCGAGGCGGTCGCTGCTAATAAG gaCGCGGTGAAGAAGGCCCAGGAGCAGCTGAGCCAGCAGAAGGAGGTGATCCTGGGCCAGGAGCGTGAGATCAAGGGCAAGACGAGCGAGGCCAACCGCCTGCGCGAGCACAACAACGAGGCCCAGCTCAAGATCAAGGAGCTAGAGCACAACATCAGCAAGCACAAGAAGGACAGCGCCGACGCTGAGGCCAGg GTCGCTCGGATGCTGGCGGAGCACGAGTGGATCACCTCGGAACGGCACCTGTTTGGCCAGCCCAACTCGGCCTACGACTTCAAGGCCAACAACCCCAAGGAGGCGGGCCAGCGCCTGAGGAAGCTGGAGGAGACCAAGGAGAAGCTGGAGAGGAACGTCAACCGCCGCGCCATGAACATGCTGAGCGAGGCCGAGGAGAGG TACAATGacctgaagaaaaaaaagagaattgTGGAGAACGACAAGGCCAAGATCCTTGAGACCATTCAGGAACTGGATGAGAAGAAGAATGAGGCTCTGAATGTGGCCTGGCAAAAG GTGAATAAGGACTTTGGCTCCATCTTCTCCATGCTGCTGCCCGGTTCTGACGCGCGGCTCGCCCCGCCTGAGGGCTGTGGGGTTCTGGACGGGCTGGAGTTTAAGGTGGCTCTGGGCAACACCTGGAAGGAGAACCTGACAGAACTCAGTGGGGGACAGAG ATCTCTAGTGGccctgtctctcatcctggCCATGTTGCTGTTCAAGCCGGCTCCCATCTACATCCTGGACGAGGTGGACGCCGCTCTggacctctctcacacacagaacatCGGCCAGATGCTGcgcacacacttcacacactcacag TTTGTTGTAGTGTCGCTGAAGGACGGCATGTTCACCAACGCTAACGTGCTCTACAAGACCAAGTTTGTGGACGGCGTGTCGACAGTGTCCCGCACAGCCCAGGTGCAGGAGGGGAAAGGACCCGGTCAGAAAGCCCAGGACAAGGCCAAGATCAAGAAACAGCGACAGATCCTGGCCAACTAA
- the exoc1l gene encoding exocyst complex component 1-like, translating into MSSLLKEELQKRLFSPEGQTLKDFIEIEEPVQCRHFLCVSVLKNKEVQLSVVQCQKHQSCNSKRLRRSHFVDFYQKIEVWLLQDLVLLDGRNPDIDDPCFLMHFTSIRFVRAVSCAAKYSFARSLVALSSSHDQSPVTLKNFDQNYIQPAFVCSDQGDCTVLMRVCFYAVNLVWLSMCPAP; encoded by the exons ATGTCTTCCTTGTTAAAAGAGGAGTTGCAGAAGCGTCTGTTCTCGCCAGAGGGACAGACGTTGAAAGACTTCATAGAGATCGAGGAACCAGTGCAGTGCAGACATTTCCTCTGTGTCTCAG TGTTGAAGAACAAGGAGGTCCAGCTGTCTGTGGTGCAATGCCAGAAACATCAGTCATGTAACTCTAAAAGATTGAGACGGTCTCATTTCGTGGACTTCTACCAGAAAATTGAGGTGTGGCTTTTGCAGGACCTTGTACTGCTTGATGGAAGGAATCCTGACATA GATGACCCATGCTTCCTTATGCATTTTACTTCCATTCGTTTTGTCAGGGCAGTCAGCTGTGCTGCAAAGTATTCCTTTGCACGCTCTCTGGTTGCCCTAAGCAGCTCACATGACCAGTCTCCAGTCACCTTGAAGAACTTTGACCAGAATTACATCCAACCAGCCTTCGTCTGCTCTGACCAGGGAGACTGCACAGTGCTTATGAGAGTCTGCTTTTATGCTGTCAACCTTGTGTGGCTCTCCATGTGCCCTGCTCCTTAA
- the smc2 gene encoding structural maintenance of chromosomes protein 2 isoform X1 has protein sequence MDSYKNGAFIIQLNMTKIITLEPVPYYVISMAMQRLFAPPTAWRTWLPSKNALERPQIPVRATNLQDLVYKNGLAGITKATVSITFDNSDKKQSPLGFETHDEITITRQVVIGGRNKYLINGVNANNTRVQDLFCSIGLNVNNPHFLIMQGRITKVLNMKPPEILAMIEEAAGTRMYECKKISAQKTIEKKEAKLKEIQTILDEEITPAMQKLKEERSSYLEYQKLMREIEHLSRLYVAYQFVCAEETKLKSSEDLQSMQDAIGKLKESMLENEGKVKALSLEIQELENNRDKEVGGILKSLEDNLSEVQRVDAKAQSALDMKKQNLKDETKKRKELVKSMEEDKKMLASKEKEVSKATEGLKAVQEKGQKDAEALEAAQQHFRAVSAGLSTNEDGEEATLQGQMMACKNDMSKADTESKQAQMRLKHAQQELKTKQAQVKKMDSGYKKDQDSFEAVKKSKDKLEAEMKKLNYEDGKEEGLIERKRQLSKEVLHLREKYESLMGQFPNLRFEYTDPERGWDRSKVKGLVASLFSVKDVSTATALEVVAGGRLYNVVVDNEVTGKKLLEKGELKRRYTIIPLNKIAARTLNANVVKNAKDLVGPDNVHTALSLVGYESELQKAMEYVFGTTLVCDTLDNAKKVAFDKRVTTKTVTLGGDVFDPQGTLTGGARPQMASVLSKLAEVKDVQDDLTAKEAELTSVEKEIAGLRGTADKYRNLKQQLDLKTEEAQILETKLQQSSFHQQQEELDALQKTIEESEATLQKTKEVQKKSEEKYKVLENKMKNKEAEREKELKAAQKKLNEAKSKADAYNKKLKEQQQEVETASLELEDLKREQAGYQQQIEAVDEAMKAIQEQIDAMSEAVAANKDAVKKAQEQLSQQKEVILGQEREIKGKTSEANRLREHNNEAQLKIKELEHNISKHKKDSADAEARVARMLAEHEWITSERHLFGQPNSAYDFKANNPKEAGQRLRKLEETKEKLERNVNRRAMNMLSEAEERYNDLKKKKRIVENDKAKILETIQELDEKKNEALNVAWQKVNKDFGSIFSMLLPGSDARLAPPEGCGVLDGLEFKVALGNTWKENLTELSGGQRSLVALSLILAMLLFKPAPIYILDEVDAALDLSHTQNIGQMLRTHFTHSQFVVVSLKDGMFTNANVLYKTKFVDGVSTVSRTAQVQEGKGPGQKAQDKAKIKKQRQILAN, from the exons ATGGATAGCTATAAAAACGGTGCTTTCATTAtacagctaaacatgacaaaaattataacccttgagccagttccttactatgtgatctcaatggcgatgcagcgtttgtttgcacctccaacagcatggcgtacctggttaCCTTCCAAAAACGCCCTCGAACGCCCACAAAtaccc GTGAGAGCAACCAACCTTCAAGATCTGGTGTACAAGAATGGACTGGCTGGAATCACGAAAGCCACTGTGTCAATCACTTTTGACAATTCAGACAAAAAGCAGAGTCCACTTGGATTTGAGACACATGATGAAATCACTATAACCAGACAG gTGGTAATCGGGGGAAGAAACAAATATCTCATCAATGGGGTGAACGCCAACAATACTCGAGTCCAGGATCTGTTTTGCTCCATTGGCCTCAACGTGAACAACCCGCATTTCCTTATCATGCAG gggAGAATCACTAAGGTCCTGAACATGAAGCCACCTGAG ATTCTTGCCATGATTGAGGAGGCGGCTGGAACACGCATGTATGAATGCAAGAAGATCAGCGCACAGAAAACCATTGAGAAGAAAGAGGCCAAACTCAAGGAAATCCAGACG ATATTGGATGAGGAGATTACTCCAGCAATGCAGAAACTGAAGGAG GAAAGATCATCTTACCTGGAGTACCAGAAGCTCATGCGCGAGATTGAGCACTTGAGCAGGTTGTATGTGGCCTACCAGTTTGTGTGCGCTGAGGAGACCAAGCTGAAGTCGTCTGAGGACCTCCAGAGCATGCAGGATGCCATCGGCAAACTGAAGGAGAGCATGCTGGAGAACGAGGGCAAAGTCAAGGCACTCTCCCTGGAGatccaggagctggagaacaaCCGAGATAAG GAGGTGGGCGGCATTCTGAAGTCTCTGGAGGATAACCTGTCTGAGGTGCAGAGGGTGGACGCCAAGGCTCAGAGCGCGCTGGACATGAAGAAGCAGAACCTCAAGGACGAGACCAAGAAGAGGAAGGAGCTGGTGAAGAGCATGGAGGAG GACAAAAAGATGCTTGCCTCCAAGGAGAAGGAGGTGTCCAAGGCGACGGAGGGTCTGAAGGCAGTGCAGGAGAAGGGCCAGAAGGATGCCGAGGCTTTGGAGGCCGCCCAGCAGCACTTCCGCGCCGTCTCTGCCGGCCTGTCCACCAACGAGGACGGAGAGGAGGCCACGCTGCAGGGCCAGATGATGGCCTGCAAGAACGACATGAGCAAAGCAGACACGGAGTCCAAACAG GCCCAGATGCGTCTGAAGCATGCGCAGCAGGAGCTGAAGACCAAGCAGGCCCAGGTGAAGAAGATGGACAGTGGCTACAAGAAAGACCAGGACTCATTCGAAGCGGTCAAGAAATCCAAGGACAAGCTTGAAGCTGAAATGAAAAAGCTCAACTATGAAG ATGGCAAAGAGGAGGGTTTGATTGAGAGGAAGAGACAACTGTCCAAAGAAGTCCTTCACCTGAGGGAGAAGTATGAGTCTCTGATGGGCCAGTTCCCTAACCTCCGCTTTGAGTACAC AGACCCAGAGCGGGGCTGGGACAGGAGCAAGGTGAAGGGTCTGGTGGCAAGCCTGTTCTCGGTTAAAGATGTGTCCACTGCCACAGCGCTGGAGGTTGTTGCCGGAGGCAGGCTTTACAACGTTGTTGTCGACAATGAG GTCACTGGCAAGAAACTTCTGGAAAAGGGGGAACTGAAGCGGCGCTACACAATTATTCCCCTCAACAAAATAGCAGCCAGGACCCTGAATGCAAATGTCGTGAAAAACGCAAAGGACCTG GTGGGTCCGGATAACGTCCACACAGCTTTGTCCCTGGTGGGCTACGAGTCTGAACTCCAGAAGGCCATGGAGTATGTCTTTGGTACCACGCTGGTGTGCGACACTCTGGACAACGCTAAAAAGGTGGCCTTTGACAAGCGTGTCACCACCAAAACCGTTACCCTCGGAGGAGACGTGTTTGACCCACAGGGAACACTGACTGGAG GAGCGCGGCCCCAGATGGCCTCTGTGTTGTCTAAGCTGGCTGAAGTGAAGGACGTCCAGGATGATCTGACCGCTAAGGAGGCCGAGCTGACCAGTGTGGAGAAGGAGATCGCTGGCCTCAGAGGCACTGCAGATAA GTACCGCAACCTGAAGCAGCAGCTCGACCTGAAGACAGAAGAGGCTCAGATCCTGGAGACCAAACTCCAGCAGAGTTCCTTCcaccagcagcaggaggagctgGATGCTCTCCAGAAGACCATCG AGGAGAGCGAGGCCACTCTGCAGAAGACTAAAGAGGTCCAGAAGAAGTCCGAGGAGAAGTACAAGGTGCTGGAGAACAAGATGAAGAACAAGGAGGCTGAGCGGGAGAAGGAGCTGAAGGCAGCCCAGAAGAAGCTCAACGAGGCCAAGAGCAAGGCGGACGCCTACAACAAGAAGCTCAAAGAGCAACAGCAG GAAGTGGAAACTGCGTCTCTGGAGCTGGAGGACCTGAAGCGGGAGCAGGCCGGTTACCAGCAGCAGATTGAGGCCGTGGACGAGGCCATGAAGGCCATCCAGGAGCAGATCGATGCCATGTCCGAGGCGGTCGCTGCTAATAAG gaCGCGGTGAAGAAGGCCCAGGAGCAGCTGAGCCAGCAGAAGGAGGTGATCCTGGGCCAGGAGCGTGAGATCAAGGGCAAGACGAGCGAGGCCAACCGCCTGCGCGAGCACAACAACGAGGCCCAGCTCAAGATCAAGGAGCTAGAGCACAACATCAGCAAGCACAAGAAGGACAGCGCCGACGCTGAGGCCAGg GTCGCTCGGATGCTGGCGGAGCACGAGTGGATCACCTCGGAACGGCACCTGTTTGGCCAGCCCAACTCGGCCTACGACTTCAAGGCCAACAACCCCAAGGAGGCGGGCCAGCGCCTGAGGAAGCTGGAGGAGACCAAGGAGAAGCTGGAGAGGAACGTCAACCGCCGCGCCATGAACATGCTGAGCGAGGCCGAGGAGAGG TACAATGacctgaagaaaaaaaagagaattgTGGAGAACGACAAGGCCAAGATCCTTGAGACCATTCAGGAACTGGATGAGAAGAAGAATGAGGCTCTGAATGTGGCCTGGCAAAAG GTGAATAAGGACTTTGGCTCCATCTTCTCCATGCTGCTGCCCGGTTCTGACGCGCGGCTCGCCCCGCCTGAGGGCTGTGGGGTTCTGGACGGGCTGGAGTTTAAGGTGGCTCTGGGCAACACCTGGAAGGAGAACCTGACAGAACTCAGTGGGGGACAGAG ATCTCTAGTGGccctgtctctcatcctggCCATGTTGCTGTTCAAGCCGGCTCCCATCTACATCCTGGACGAGGTGGACGCCGCTCTggacctctctcacacacagaacatCGGCCAGATGCTGcgcacacacttcacacactcacag TTTGTTGTAGTGTCGCTGAAGGACGGCATGTTCACCAACGCTAACGTGCTCTACAAGACCAAGTTTGTGGACGGCGTGTCGACAGTGTCCCGCACAGCCCAGGTGCAGGAGGGGAAAGGACCCGGTCAGAAAGCCCAGGACAAGGCCAAGATCAAGAAACAGCGACAGATCCTGGCCAACTAA
- the foxn2a gene encoding forkhead box protein N2 isoform X1 — MHKHVVCDRLGLMGPIIGMSPDKKAESPGVVAEERAGRQAPWGGAGTLPEAQCGASSPLATRLDQAAADEELTNLNWLHENLLQNFTLGGPGGEAAPGGGGSPLFDIEGEPALGPLASASSSSLGGAGQGGERDSVKSKPPFSFSLLIYMAIEQSPSKSLPVKDIYGWILEHFPYFSSAPTGWKNSVRHNLSLNKCFRKVEKNLGKVNGKGSLWCVDPEYRPNLIQALKKQHFPTAHAFCTPPASPPSASSPPRHLLLQGCSLKESDIDAATAMMLLNSAPGHHADRCGPDSPLDLSRPDSVLVSSDPKQDHNYSSVPVQRCASPASSSSSSSSLSSLDEGGRRAHRQPRRAGSEGFHSDEDSDAEPDTYPESPEQRRGPHGQPSSPPPPPSLKAPANKRARREAKAELDEELKEAAGSLLHLAGIRTCLEATSKHAARSKKLSRK; from the exons ATGCATAAACATGTTGTGTGTG ACCGTCTTGGTTTAATGGGTCCAATCATCGGGATGTCTCCGGATAAGAAAGCCGAGAGCCCTGGGGTGGTGGCGGAGGAGCGTGCGGGGAGGCAGGCCCCGTGGGGCGGTGCGGGCACCCTGCCCGAGGCCCAGTGCGGCGCGTCCAGCCCGCTGGCCACGCGATTGGACCAAGCAGCGGCCGACGAGGAGCTGACCAACCTCAACTGGCTCCACGAGAACCTTCTGCAGAACTTCACGCTGGGCGGGCCCGGTGGTGAAGCTGCACCTGGAGGGGGCGGCAGCCCGCTCTTCGACATCGAGGGCGAGCCTGCGCTCGGCCCGCTGGCGTCGGCGTCCTCGTCGTCCTTGGGAGGGGCAGGCCAGGGCGGGGAGCGGGACTCGGTGAAGTCCAAGCCGCCCTTCTCGTTCTCGCTGCTCATCTACATGGCTATCGAGCAGTCACCCAGCAAGTCGCTCCCCGTCAAGGACATCTACGGCTGGATCCTTGAGCACTTCCCCTATTTCTCCAGCGCCCCCACTGGCTGGAAGAACTCGGTGCGCCACAACCTGTCCCTCAACAAGTGCTTCCGTAAAGTGGAGAAGAATCTTGGGAAG GTGAACGGGAAGGGCTCTCTGTGGTGTGTTGACCCAGAGTACCGGCCCAACCTGATCCAGGCCTTGAAAAAGCAGCACTTCCCTACCGCACACGCCTTCTGTACACCACCCGCCTCCCCGCCCAG TGCCTCCTCGCCCCCGCGCCACCTCCTCCTGCAGGGCTGCTCCCTCAAAG AGTCTGACATTGATGCTGCCACTGCCATGATGCTCTTAAACTCGGCCCCCGGGCACCATGCTGACCGAT GTGGTCCTGACAGTCCACTGGACCTGTCACGTCCCGACTCAGTGCTGGTGAGCAGCGACCCTAAGCAGGACCACAACTACAGCAGCGTTCCCGTGCAGCGCTGCGCCTCTCCcgcctcatcctcctcttcctcctcctcgctcTCCTCCCTGGACGAGGGTGGCCGCCGTGCCCACCGGCAGCCCCGCCGCGCCGGGAGCGAGGGCTTCCACAGCGATGAGGACTCGGACGCCGAGCCGGACACGTACCCCGAGAGCCCAGAGCAGCGGAGGGGCCCCCACGGGCAGCCTTCGTCTCCGCCTCCGCCGCCCTCGCTGAAGGCGCCGGCCAACAAGCGGGCGCGGCGCGAGGCCAAAGCCGAGCTGGACGAGGAGCTCAAGGAGGCGGCCGGCTCCCTGCTGCACCTGGCCGGCATCCGCACCTGCCTGGAGGCCACCTCCAAACATGCCGCCAGGAGCAAAAAACTGAGCAGGAAGTGA